AGCATCAGTTGTTTCCGAAAAACAATTTCCCATAATTTCCATTGCAGTTTGAATCATCTGCCTTTTAAGATATTTTTCGAATATAATCTTAGCATGATATTCTGCATTTGCTGATGTTGGTGTCCTCATATTAAGTTCAGAAAGATAATAAGAACCTCCTACATCTTGGAGCTTATTCATTCTTTGAAGTTCATCCTTAAGAGTAATTATATCAACTGGTTGGTTCCTATCTGCTAAAGCAACCATTGCTTGATAAATGACTCTATGAGATTCTCTGTAAAATGAATCAGGGGAAAGTATTGGAATAACTTTTGTTGAAGCTTCTTTTCCAAGCATCATTGCACCTAACACTGCAACTTCTGCATCGTTTGAATGAGGTGGAACTCTGTCTGAATTGGTTTCGAGTTTGACAACTTTGTTACCTCTAGAATTTGGTTGACCAATGAACCTATCTAAAGGCATTGATGCGCCTCCTTCTTTATAATTATTATAATCTGTTGACAATACTTTTAAAAATTAAACTTTTCTAATTAGACTGAAATAACAATTACAAATTACAACCTTTAAGTTAGCAATCAAAATAAATTTTACACATATTTTACACATTTTTCCCACAATTATTAGAACTTCCTTTAGAATAAGATTTATTTTAAATGAATTATAAATCTTTAATTAATCTTACTTTTTTATAAAAGATTATACAATGTTGTTTACTTTTGCCGAATGAAAATTTTTGTTGAATTACTTTATTTTAAAAAGATAAAAATTAAGTTTAAATTCTGCTCATTTATTTGTACTTTATTGTTGTTAAGTTATTTAACAGTACAAGTTAATGCACAGGTTAATCCTCAAGATAAAGTGGTTGTTCCTTCTATCAAAACCGTACAAACTGAATCTAATGTTGCAATACCTACATCATCACCAATTTCAATTCCAAATAAAAATTCTATAAGTTTGAATTTTATTCAATCATCTTCTAACTATTGGTATGATGGAGAAAATAACTCATTAACTCTAAAATTAATTGCTAGAATAGTTGATAAGAGTAAAATAGATAATTTTGTTTTAGTGAACAGAGTTTTATTAAAACTTGGAACTCAATATGTAAAGAATCAAAGCAATTTATATCCATGGAGAATAAGCGATAACGAGCTTTCATTGGAGTCTATAAGTGTTTTAAATTTGGGTTGGACAATAGATCCATATATCTCTTTAAAAGCTAATACATCAGTTACTGAAATATTTTTATTTGATGATGAAACTAACGATAGGTTTAGAATTGGAAAACTATTAGATCCACTTACTATTAGAGAAAGTGCTGGGTTGAGATTTTCTGATTTTTCTGATAATTATGATCTAGATGTAAGGTCTGGATTTTATTTAGAACAAATATTCTCAGATGAATATACTGATTTAACCGATAATCTAGAAACTCCTGATATTACAGAAAAATTTGCTTTACGGACGGGGATTGAAAGCATCTCAGATTTAAATGCATCTTTAACTGAGATTATTAATTACACTGGAAGAATTGAATTATCTAGTCAATTTAGGGATTTAACTCAATGGAAAGTTAAAATAGGTAATGAGTTTAGAGCAAAATTATGGAAATTTATTTATGTCTCATTAAATGTAAATTTTGTTTATAATATTGAACAAAATATTCATACACAATGGCAAGAATCATTAAATTTAGGCATAACTCAAAATTTTTAAATTTAATTTGAAATTTTATGTAGATGCGAATAATCTTTTTTTTTATTAAAATAATTACAAATAAATAATGTTAGATAAACT
Above is a window of Chlorobiota bacterium DNA encoding:
- a CDS encoding DUF3078 domain-containing protein, producing the protein MKIFVELLYFKKIKIKFKFCSFICTLLLLSYLTVQVNAQVNPQDKVVVPSIKTVQTESNVAIPTSSPISIPNKNSISLNFIQSSSNYWYDGENNSLTLKLIARIVDKSKIDNFVLVNRVLLKLGTQYVKNQSNLYPWRISDNELSLESISVLNLGWTIDPYISLKANTSVTEIFLFDDETNDRFRIGKLLDPLTIRESAGLRFSDFSDNYDLDVRSGFYLEQIFSDEYTDLTDNLETPDITEKFALRTGIESISDLNASLTEIINYTGRIELSSQFRDLTQWKVKIGNEFRAKLWKFIYVSLNVNFVYNIEQNIHTQWQESLNLGITQNF